Proteins encoded within one genomic window of Elusimicrobiota bacterium:
- a CDS encoding response regulator, whose translation MAKILVIDDEPSLRDMLDDILTMEGFKVITAVNGEEGLRKIYDESPDLIILDCSMPVLDGYEVLERMRKDPVLYSKPVIMLTVLSGEYDEIKGLELGADDYITKPFRSAQLIARINSVLERKGLK comes from the coding sequence GTGGCAAAAATATTAGTAATTGATGACGAACCGAGTTTAAGGGATATGCTGGATGATATCCTTACTATGGAAGGATTTAAGGTAATTACTGCTGTAAACGGGGAAGAAGGTTTAAGAAAAATTTATGATGAGTCCCCGGATTTAATCATTTTAGACTGTTCAATGCCTGTTTTGGACGGCTATGAAGTTTTAGAGCGAATGAGAAAAGATCCTGTTCTTTACAGCAAGCCAGTGATTATGCTCACGGTTTTAAGCGGTGAATATGATGAGATTAAGGGGCTTGAGCTTGGCGCTGATGACTATATAACGAAGCCGTTTAGGTCAGCTCAGCTGATAGCCAGAATTAATTCAGTATTGGAAAGGAAAGGTTTAAAGTAA
- a CDS encoding response regulator: protein MSRKKIIVIDDSKAFQETISEILSFEGFEVIKASSGSEGLEKIYGASPDLVLLDCVMPGIDGYNVVRAMREDPLLFNKPVIMLTGKDTEFDEITGLELGIDDYIVKPFDPGVLITRIKAIFSRSEEFISSGSLALLSGNTAVKEEIEKRIKSDFSFTIISANLNNFKSFNDMYGFQRGDELIKSTVSLFLKVVREMGSKEDFVGHVSGDDFVILTKFDKPEIICERLIKLFDESVAMYYDEEDRKKGYILIKNRKGEENKFPLVTITMAVVPNDTKKVVHYGQIIQIASEIRKIARQREKSSYFVDRRKK, encoded by the coding sequence ATGAGCAGGAAAAAGATAATTGTTATAGATGATTCTAAAGCTTTTCAGGAGACTATAAGCGAGATTTTGTCGTTTGAAGGTTTTGAAGTAATTAAAGCGTCCAGCGGAAGCGAGGGTTTGGAAAAAATTTATGGCGCTTCTCCTGATCTTGTGCTCCTTGACTGCGTGATGCCCGGGATAGACGGATATAATGTGGTTAGGGCTATGAGAGAAGACCCATTATTATTCAATAAACCGGTCATCATGCTTACGGGAAAAGACACGGAGTTTGATGAAATAACGGGGCTTGAACTTGGCATTGACGACTATATTGTAAAACCGTTTGATCCGGGGGTGTTGATTACAAGGATTAAGGCGATATTTTCAAGATCGGAAGAGTTTATAAGTTCAGGTTCTTTGGCATTGTTATCAGGAAATACTGCTGTTAAGGAAGAAATAGAAAAAAGGATCAAAAGCGATTTTTCTTTTACTATTATCAGTGCGAACCTTAACAATTTTAAAAGTTTCAATGATATGTACGGCTTTCAAAGAGGGGATGAATTAATAAAAAGCACGGTTAGCCTTTTTTTGAAAGTTGTACGCGAGATGGGTTCTAAAGAAGATTTTGTAGGCCATGTTTCGGGAGATGATTTTGTAATTTTAACGAAGTTTGACAAGCCTGAAATTATTTGTGAAAGACTTATAAAGCTTTTTGACGAAAGTGTAGCGATGTATTACGATGAAGAAGACAGAAAAAAGGGATATATACTGATAAAAAACAGGAAAGGGGAAGAAAATAAGTTCCCTTTAGTAACAATTACGATGGCGGTAGTTCCAAATGATACAAAAAAAGTTGTTCATTACGGGCAAATTATTCAAATAGCGTCAGAAATTAGAAAAATCGCAAGGCAAAGGGAAAAAAGCTCATACTTTGTTGACAGGCGGAAAAAATGA
- a CDS encoding response regulator transcription factor, with the protein MISKKIHIIDDDDQIRSLLEDVFKEEGYMVISSADTEEGYKKVLKSQPDLVILDIKIPRIGGIELCRLIRSNPQTKNVPIIMLTVESSETDKIIGLEMGADDYVTKPFNNKELIARVKSLLRRVERKEEVQAIKVDGLELNIISRTVHLAKKEIALRPKEFDLLYVFLKKPNVVLDRDFILESVFEYQTAVTTRTIDTHIKNLRQALGKWSKRIVTMFGRGFKFVPQKEIKKAYGRKKAKKR; encoded by the coding sequence ATGATTAGTAAAAAAATTCATATTATTGACGATGATGATCAGATAAGAAGCCTCTTGGAAGATGTCTTTAAGGAAGAGGGGTATATGGTCATATCAAGCGCGGATACGGAAGAAGGTTACAAGAAAGTCCTTAAATCTCAGCCTGATTTAGTGATCCTTGACATAAAAATTCCTCGTATAGGAGGAATTGAGCTATGCCGGCTTATACGCTCTAATCCTCAGACTAAGAATGTCCCCATAATTATGCTTACCGTTGAATCTTCTGAAACGGATAAGATTATAGGATTAGAAATGGGAGCTGACGATTATGTCACAAAGCCTTTTAACAATAAGGAATTAATTGCCAGAGTAAAATCTTTGTTAAGAAGGGTAGAAAGAAAAGAGGAAGTGCAGGCAATCAAGGTAGACGGGCTTGAACTGAATATAATTTCACGAACCGTTCATTTAGCTAAAAAAGAAATTGCTCTTAGGCCTAAAGAATTTGACCTTTTATATGTGTTTTTAAAAAAACCCAATGTGGTTTTAGACAGAGACTTCATTCTTGAAAGCGTTTTTGAATACCAGACAGCGGTTACCACACGGACCATTGATACTCATATAAAAAACTTAAGGCAGGCGCTGGGAAAATGGTCCAAAAGGATTGTAACGATGTTCGGCAGAGGATTTAAATTTGTTCCTCAGAAGGAAATAAAAAAGGCCTATGGCAGGAAAA